The following proteins come from a genomic window of Streptomyces sp. NBC_01716:
- a CDS encoding ABC transporter permease, producing the protein MTTFLRKRIISSAIPLVFVVFGVFCLARLTGNPVNLYLPLSATPDQRAAFSAAHGFDQSIGAQLLDYLGQVVRLDFGTSLRTGQSAADMALTAFPATLQLAAVTMVIAALGAVLIGSIAAYRPNSVADRIASFLAMAAASIPDFWFAITGVLIFGVNLALLPTSGVSGGPEVWVLPIATLLIRPFGVLVQVVRGAMVAALSAPYVKVARGKGASEKRVVFGHALRNATTPALTVAGDLTIGLVNGAVVVETIFGWPGIGKLMIDSILQRDFAVLQAAVLLTALTIFALNILIDVCYALLDPRVRQPVPA; encoded by the coding sequence ATGACGACCTTCCTGCGTAAACGGATCATATCGAGCGCGATCCCCCTGGTCTTCGTGGTGTTCGGCGTCTTCTGCCTGGCCCGGCTGACCGGCAACCCGGTCAACCTCTATCTGCCGCTGAGCGCGACACCCGACCAACGCGCCGCGTTCTCCGCCGCGCACGGCTTCGACCAGTCGATCGGCGCCCAACTCCTGGACTACCTCGGCCAGGTGGTGCGGCTCGACTTCGGTACGTCGCTGCGCACCGGGCAGTCGGCCGCCGACATGGCGCTCACCGCGTTCCCCGCCACGCTCCAACTCGCGGCCGTCACCATGGTGATCGCCGCGCTGGGCGCCGTCCTGATCGGGAGCATCGCCGCGTACCGGCCCAACTCCGTCGCCGACCGGATCGCCAGCTTCCTGGCGATGGCCGCGGCCAGCATCCCGGACTTCTGGTTCGCCATCACCGGAGTACTGATCTTCGGCGTCAACCTGGCCCTGCTGCCCACCTCCGGCGTCTCCGGCGGGCCGGAGGTTTGGGTGCTGCCCATCGCCACCCTGCTGATCCGCCCGTTCGGTGTTCTGGTCCAGGTGGTGCGGGGAGCCATGGTGGCCGCGCTGTCCGCGCCGTACGTCAAGGTGGCCCGCGGCAAGGGCGCGAGCGAGAAGCGCGTGGTGTTCGGGCACGCGCTGCGCAACGCGACCACGCCCGCCCTGACCGTCGCGGGCGACCTCACGATCGGCCTCGTCAACGGCGCGGTGGTTGTCGAGACGATCTTCGGCTGGCCGGGCATCGGCAAGCTCATGATCGACTCGATTCTCCAGCGGGACTTCGCCGTACTCCAGGCGGCCGTCCTGCTGACGGCCCTGACGATCTTCGCCCTGAACATCCTCATCGACGTCTGCTACGCGCTGCTCGACCCGCGCGTACGGCAGCCCGTACCGGCGTGA